Proteins encoded in a region of the Solanum dulcamara chromosome 9, daSolDulc1.2, whole genome shotgun sequence genome:
- the LOC129902662 gene encoding patellin-3-like, which produces MAEETKKPASETTPATSQEVVVSDVPVTEKESTPQPEPVPVPETPEKSAAPASEETDKEKTPVTESASFKEESNKVEELPNPEQKALAELKQLVQDALNKHEFTAPPPAPPAKEEEKQPEAETAEPVAAAVAEEEKKEESAAAPATAEPVKEEPPVQEKKEAPPVVEEKKEIPEKEVLEKKETPPPAPAASESSEPAEKVTEKVTAEEDDGAKAVEEIKETIVEVTAASAPVEDVAVPAEEVPPAATEEEVLPGAPEEVSIWGIPLLADERSDVILLKFLRARDFKVKDAFAMLKSVVAWRKEFKIDELLEEDLSGLGLGKVVYNHGVDKEGHPVCYNAFGAFQDNELYQNTFADKEKMNKFLRWRIQFMEKSIRNLDFSPDGICTFVQVIDLKNSPGLYLFKKELRQATNRALQLLQDNYPEFVAKQVFINVPWWYPAYYRMINALFTTRTKSKFVFAGASRSAETLFKYIVPEQVPVQYGGLSREGEQEFTIADPATEDTIKPASKHTIEFPVTENSNLVWEARVIGWDVSYGAEFVPSAEGGYTIIVEKSRKIAATDETVITNNYMALEPGKMVLTFDNQTSKRKKLVYRSKTKPSD; this is translated from the exons ATGGCCGAAGAAACCAAGAAACCAGCTTCTGAGACTACGCCGGCGACATCTCAAGAGGTTGTTGTCTCTGATGTCCCCGTGACGGAAAAGGAATCCACCCCTCAACCTGAACCGGTACCTGTTCCTGAGACGCCGGAAAAATCTGCTGCTCCGGCGTCGGAGGAAACTGATAAGGAAAAAACTCCAGTTACTGAATCTGCTTCGTTTAAGGAAGAGAGCAACAAAGTTGAAGAACTCCCAAATCCTGAGCAAAAGGCTTTAGCGGAGTTGAAACAATTGGTTCAAGATGCTCTGAACAAACATGAATTCACTGCTCCGCCGCCAGCCCCGCCGGCCAAGGAGGAGGAGAAGCAACCAGAGGCTGAAACAGCAGAACCTGTAGCCGCCGCTGTCGCagaggaggaaaaaaaggaagaatCTGCTGCTGCACCGGCAACGGCGGAGCCGGTGAAGGAAGAACCACCAGTTCAAGAGAAGAAAGAAGCTCCACCTGTtgtggaagagaagaaagaaattcCAGAGAAGGAAGTTCtagagaagaaagaaactcCACCACCAGCTCCGGCGGCGTCAGAGTCATCGGAGCCGGCCGAGAAAGTGACTGAAAAGGTTACAGCAGAAGAGGATGACGGTGCTAAAGCCGTTGAAGAAATCAAAGAGACGATTGTTGAAGTGACTGCCGCAAGTGCACCGGTGGAGGATGTAGCAGTTCCAGCAGAAGAAGTCCCACCAGCAGCAACGGAGGAAGAAGTCCTACCAGGAGCACCAGAAGAAGTTTCGATATGGGGAATTCCCTTATTAGCTGATGAGAGAAGTGATGTGATCCTTCTCAAGTTCCTCCGAGCCAGAGATTTTAAGGTGAAGGATGCTTTTGCTATGCTGAAGAGTGTTGTGGCATGGCGTAAGGAgtttaagattgatgaactcttggaagAAGATCTGTCAGGACTAGGACTAGGGAAAGTGGTGTACAATCATGGTGTGGACAAGGAAGGACATCCAGTGTGTTACAATGCATTCGGGGCATTTCAAGACAATGAATTGTATCAGAATACTTTTGCTGACAAGGAGAAGATGAACAAGTTCCTCAGATGGCGTATTCAGTTCATGGAGAAATCAATCAGGAATCTTGATTTTAGCCCTGATGGCATATGCACTTTTGTTCAGGTTATTGATCTCAAGAATTCACCTGGCCTTTACCTTTTCAAGAAAGAGCTTCGCCAGGCTACCAACCGTGCACTTCAGTTACTCCAGGACAATTACCCTGAATTTGTTGCCAAGCAG GTGTTCATCAATGTGCCATGGTGGTATCCAGCTTACTACAGGATGATCAATGCACTTTTCACTACCAGGACCAAGAGCAAGTTTGTGTTTGCTGGCGCTTCAAGATCTGCTGAGACTCTCTTCAA ATACATTGTCCCTGAGCAAGTGCCAGTTCAATATGGTGGACTTAGCAGGGAGGGTGAACAAGAATTCACCATTGCTGACCCTGCCACTGAGGATACCATTAAGCCTGCTTCCAAACACACCATTGAATTTCCAGTTACTGAG AATAGTAATTTGGTGTGGGAAGCAAGAGTAATAGGGTGGGATGTGTCCTATGGAGCTGAATTTGTACCAAGTGCTGAAGGTGGATACACAATCATTGTAGAGAAATCAAGAAAGATTGCAGCAACAGATGAAACAGTGATCACCAACAACTATATGGCACTAGAACCAGGCAAGATGGTTCTTACATTTGATAACCAAACATCTAAGAGGAAGAAGCTTGTCTACAGATCCAAGACCAAGCCCTCTGATTAA